In the Campylobacter showae genome, one interval contains:
- a CDS encoding type II secretion system protein: MRRGFSLIELILSIVVVGISVIAIPKVLSQTTSNNQRGLMQQSVMDTKTRMALVLKSPYACVGNLLSITSDKTPIFGNTVGIPGNNFYTINGIVADVGTRRQFGNYKTNAAIAPQPCTDPNDVSVNSFNTNVDGVEPIKIQTSQLYGSRDNIISSTINTTTQQRDMQGAADSDITEIIMTTTTAMGNDIQNIILRAYAANIGDSPNILSRSW; encoded by the coding sequence ATGAGAAGAGGCTTTTCGCTAATAGAATTAATTTTATCTATAGTCGTAGTTGGGATATCTGTAATAGCTATCCCAAAAGTTTTATCGCAGACGACAAGCAATAATCAACGCGGATTAATGCAGCAAAGCGTAATGGATACCAAAACAAGAATGGCGCTAGTATTAAAATCACCCTATGCTTGCGTAGGCAACTTATTGTCTATTACTAGTGACAAAACTCCTATTTTTGGCAATACGGTCGGGATACCGGGCAATAATTTTTATACCATAAACGGCATCGTAGCAGATGTAGGCACTAGACGCCAATTTGGAAACTACAAAACAAACGCAGCTATAGCCCCTCAACCATGCACTGATCCAAATGATGTAAGCGTAAATTCATTTAATACCAATGTAGACGGCGTAGAACCGATCAAAATACAAACATCTCAGCTATACGGTAGCCGAGATAACATAATTAGCTCAACCATCAACACGACAACACAACAAAGAGACATGCAAGGTGCGGCAGATAGTGATATAACCGAGATAATTATGACTACCACGACGGCTATGGGCAACGATATTCAAAATATAATCTTAAGAGCATATGCTGCAAATATAGGCGATAGTCCCAACATACTATCAAGGTCTTGGTGA
- a CDS encoding prepilin-type N-terminal cleavage/methylation domain-containing protein encodes MKKAFTLIELILVIVILGILSFAGINIIKNLYENYLQARSVNTLETQTELVLEQISKRLAVRVKGSTIGRQASTGNFVSTRDPALNVQYNILEWITYSYESFQNGGWSGFVDLDDPATVANAARNGGNLATHGSTLNSANLDISDLTNGRATLNNNQVGLFFKGRPTNINTDFGFNTATNQANAIAIATQNGNDVLTIANYASTDIFEQYYLLHTAYAVVPTVSLNPGGTSGTDLDLWLHYNYRPWAGQDYNDNGTSRDLLARNVTRFNFTEDNGVIVIKLCIRDAGRSLGPTRAETTVCKTKAVY; translated from the coding sequence ATGAAAAAAGCCTTTACATTGATAGAGCTTATTCTTGTAATAGTTATATTGGGAATATTGTCTTTTGCGGGTATTAATATAATAAAAAATTTGTATGAAAACTATCTACAAGCAAGATCCGTAAACACTCTAGAAACGCAAACAGAACTTGTTTTAGAACAAATTTCAAAAAGACTTGCAGTTAGAGTAAAAGGCTCAACAATAGGAAGACAAGCATCTACTGGTAATTTCGTATCGACAAGAGATCCTGCCCTTAATGTCCAATATAACATATTAGAGTGGATAACATATAGCTACGAGAGCTTTCAAAACGGAGGTTGGAGCGGCTTTGTGGATTTAGACGATCCCGCCACAGTAGCCAATGCCGCAAGAAATGGCGGAAATTTGGCAACTCATGGAAGCACGCTAAATAGTGCAAATTTAGATATATCTGATTTAACAAACGGACGTGCTACGCTCAATAACAACCAAGTTGGATTATTTTTCAAAGGTCGACCAACTAACATAAATACCGACTTTGGATTTAATACTGCTACAAACCAAGCAAATGCGATAGCTATAGCTACGCAAAACGGAAATGATGTATTAACTATCGCCAACTATGCATCCACGGATATTTTTGAACAATATTATTTATTACATACCGCCTACGCAGTTGTTCCGACCGTTAGCCTTAATCCGGGCGGCACAAGCGGTACGGATCTTGATCTATGGCTACACTATAACTACAGACCGTGGGCCGGTCAGGACTACAATGACAATGGCACAAGCAGGGATTTGCTTGCCAGAAACGTGACTAGGTTTAACTTCACGGAAGACAATGGCGTCATAGTTATAAAACTATGCATAAGAGACGCCGGAAGATCGTTGGGGCCGACTAGAGCCGAAACAACGGTGTGTAAAACAAAGGCGGTGTATTAA
- the hpf gene encoding ribosome hibernation-promoting factor, HPF/YfiA family, with product MNLSIVGKQFNLTDPIKQHIENAFDALNKYGLDIISGRCVVSADEKNGKKGFSVEFALNLAKKDTIVIHHKDKDLYAAVDLALERASKVLRREHDKNTTMKNKDDGKAVRAAIADEHHINDGEVDEIIPMELELYKPLEIEEAMQKLKDSDAQFYVFNDMDAKMRVIYKRSDGKFGLY from the coding sequence ATGAATCTAAGCATCGTAGGTAAACAATTCAACCTAACGGACCCAATCAAACAGCACATAGAAAACGCATTTGATGCGCTTAACAAATACGGACTGGATATAATTTCAGGTCGCTGCGTAGTTTCAGCGGACGAAAAAAACGGTAAAAAGGGTTTTAGCGTAGAGTTTGCGCTAAATTTAGCAAAAAAAGACACGATCGTAATCCACCACAAAGATAAAGATCTGTACGCTGCGGTAGATCTTGCGCTTGAGCGCGCATCAAAGGTGCTTCGCCGCGAGCACGACAAAAACACAACCATGAAAAATAAAGACGACGGCAAAGCTGTTAGAGCTGCGATCGCCGACGAACACCACATAAACGACGGCGAAGTAGATGAGATAATCCCTATGGAGCTTGAGCTATACAAGCCGCTAGAGATCGAGGAGGCTATGCAAAAGCTAAAAGATAGCGATGCGCAGTTTTATGTATTTAACGATATGGATGCCAAAATGCGCGTAATCTATAAACGCTCTGACGGTAAATTCGGACTTTATTAA
- a CDS encoding response regulator: protein MTIEEQKFIQKILAELAQKAAEKSAKGAKESDFEQELKKATVQVKTSKEPDVEGFKRTLTELGAAGFLSQMNEQKIQEKLRVKKEELMEALGLNTDMKKSLRDELEAVLDDLLTKYEKELRASLQSNSLLEKQQALQNKNPSMLGTVLGIV from the coding sequence ATGACGATCGAAGAGCAAAAATTTATCCAAAAGATTTTGGCCGAGCTTGCGCAAAAAGCTGCAGAAAAGAGCGCAAAAGGGGCAAAAGAGAGCGACTTTGAACAGGAGCTCAAAAAAGCTACCGTGCAGGTAAAAACCTCCAAAGAGCCTGACGTAGAGGGGTTTAAAAGAACCCTTACCGAGCTTGGCGCGGCTGGATTTTTATCGCAGATGAACGAACAAAAAATACAGGAAAAACTAAGGGTCAAAAAAGAGGAGCTGATGGAGGCTCTAGGACTAAATACCGATATGAAAAAAAGCCTAAGAGATGAGCTTGAAGCCGTACTGGACGATCTTTTGACCAAATATGAAAAAGAGCTTCGAGCTAGCTTGCAAAGCAACTCCTTGCTAGAAAAGCAGCAAGCCTTACAAAATAAAAATCCGTCAATGCTGGGCACGGTTTTAGGTATCGTATAA
- the hemH gene encoding ferrochelatase, whose translation MRLILLLNMGGPNDLSEVGVFLKNMFNDPYILGIKSPILRKFVAFMITSSRLKTAQNNYRQIGGKSPICELTARLCGKISHFLDDDTAVAFAMNYTPPFAKDVLAEFTEVSEIVVFPLYPHHSFTTVSSSISDFEKARAELNLKAKVKIVEPFFEDERYNEIIVDGIEKSARDLNADEITLVFSAHSLPQKMIDAGDIYEEHVKRHVQILTEILEKRGVKFKQILLAYQSKLGPVKWLEPSLNQALAEIKDKKALVYPISFCIDNSETVFELSKEFRHIADELKFNFYDVVACPNDDDKFAKFIADRAKE comes from the coding sequence ATGAGACTTATTTTACTACTAAATATGGGCGGACCGAACGACCTTAGCGAGGTTGGAGTTTTTTTAAAAAATATGTTTAACGACCCATATATCTTGGGGATAAAAAGCCCGATTTTGCGTAAATTCGTGGCGTTTATGATAACTAGCTCGCGCCTAAAAACCGCGCAAAATAACTACCGCCAAATCGGCGGCAAGTCGCCTATCTGCGAGCTTACGGCAAGACTGTGCGGTAAAATTTCGCATTTTTTAGACGATGATACGGCGGTAGCCTTTGCGATGAACTATACGCCGCCTTTTGCGAAAGACGTTTTGGCCGAGTTTACGGAGGTCTCGGAGATCGTCGTTTTCCCGCTATACCCGCATCACTCGTTTACGACCGTATCGTCTAGTATAAGCGACTTTGAAAAGGCACGTGCCGAGCTAAATTTAAAGGCGAAAGTAAAAATCGTCGAGCCGTTTTTCGAGGATGAGAGATATAACGAGATCATAGTGGACGGCATCGAAAAAAGCGCGCGCGATCTAAATGCAGATGAGATAACGCTGGTGTTTTCGGCGCACTCTTTGCCGCAAAAAATGATCGATGCGGGCGATATCTACGAGGAGCACGTCAAGCGGCACGTTCAAATTTTAACCGAAATTTTGGAGAAGCGAGGGGTTAAATTTAAGCAGATTTTGCTCGCATACCAGTCGAAGTTAGGGCCTGTAAAATGGCTCGAACCCTCGCTAAATCAAGCGCTAGCCGAGATAAAAGATAAAAAAGCGCTCGTTTATCCGATCTCGTTTTGTATCGATAACTCCGAAACCGTTTTTGAGCTATCAAAGGAGTTTCGCCATATCGCGGACGAGCTAAAATTTAATTTTTACGACGTCGTAGCCTGCCCAAACGACGATGATAAATTTGCTAAATTTATCGCAGATAGAGCTAAGGAATAA
- a CDS encoding gfo/Idh/MocA family oxidoreductase, producing MKKRVAIIGFGNDAKHYYNELRRSEHFELAAIFDGVKNSEICGRIPFYDNINDLLESVRIDALIVTDTHKYLNLIPKCLNFIKFILLDPWLCKSGEIRELKYCFKSQNISAYMAFIDRFNPVIASVKKELVKEKETFSINIARGFNKGVNLQLEILQNIDVARFITGSEIIFSNKISIQNDDKRSETDSLFQLKFKNQTLASIHNSKRFKAERFTIEFATSGGVYFGDMLGLKLNKYTLDGQQNLKVYSDVSPVKAMLDEFYQACCGAKSDLSTLEDALKAQEICE from the coding sequence ATGAAAAAAAGAGTTGCGATAATAGGTTTTGGAAACGACGCCAAACACTACTATAACGAGCTTCGCCGCTCAGAGCACTTCGAGCTGGCGGCGATTTTTGACGGAGTTAAAAATAGCGAAATTTGCGGACGGATTCCTTTTTACGATAATATAAACGACCTTTTGGAGTCGGTGCGTATCGACGCCCTTATCGTCACCGACACGCATAAATATCTAAATTTGATACCTAAGTGCTTAAATTTTATAAAATTTATCTTGCTTGATCCTTGGCTTTGCAAATCAGGCGAGATAAGGGAGCTAAAATACTGCTTTAAATCCCAAAATATCAGCGCTTATATGGCTTTTATCGATAGGTTTAATCCCGTAATCGCCTCGGTAAAAAAAGAGCTTGTCAAAGAGAAGGAAACTTTTTCGATAAATATCGCTCGCGGCTTTAATAAAGGCGTAAATTTGCAGCTTGAAATTTTACAAAACATTGATGTCGCAAGGTTTATAACGGGTAGCGAAATAATCTTTAGCAATAAAATTTCAATCCAAAACGACGATAAAAGAAGCGAAACCGACTCGCTTTTTCAGCTTAAATTTAAAAACCAGACTCTAGCTAGTATCCATAACTCAAAGCGTTTTAAAGCGGAGCGATTTACGATCGAATTTGCCACGAGCGGTGGAGTTTATTTCGGAGATATGCTGGGTCTTAAGCTAAACAAATACACGCTTGACGGGCAGCAAAATTTGAAAGTTTATAGCGATGTTTCGCCGGTTAAAGCGATGCTTGACGAGTTTTATCAAGCCTGCTGCGGCGCAAAAAGCGATCTAAGCACGCTCGAAGATGCCCTAAAGGCTCAGGAGATTTGCGAATGA